The following proteins are encoded in a genomic region of Pseudorca crassidens isolate mPseCra1 chromosome 5, mPseCra1.hap1, whole genome shotgun sequence:
- the CCDC54 gene encoding LOW QUALITY PROTEIN: coiled-coil domain-containing protein 54 (The sequence of the model RefSeq protein was modified relative to this genomic sequence to represent the inferred CDS: deleted 1 base in 1 codon; substituted 2 bases at 2 genomic stop codons): protein NAYHTCKNQHPNSTRYPTMISYDCDQDDVNADEEMNVIVMLXDIKTAQIEILRQVTDIVGPVPKIQERTDFYQKQMEVLETRMNVSEDKQCTITKDIFSLKEDIDALKKKVTELENQNSCSNVHCLEVLDREKDREIIELLHKLIQPETLKNTLASTDLEISAEPEKVPSYPKPTDHLEEKTISPQIKALKKSNHXNALRSFQKATSNICIYPDFNTWIKLTFVRGGKWSFFLSATKLEKFIQWLLCRSAIPPEEPLVITQRYCPLTGPIVSLTTICLSVFNYIYCLFGSSKEEVTRLQSNFLLCLVQNKCNLAIPSIHTSLWLL, encoded by the exons aatgcttaccaTACATGTAAGAACCAGCACCCAAATTCAACTAGATATCCAACTATGATTTCCTATGATTGTGATCAAGATGACGTAAACGCTGATGAAGAAATGAATGTTATAGTAATGCTCTGAGATATTAAAACCGCCCAGATTGAAATCCTCAGGCAAGTGACTGACATTGTGGGTCCAGTACCAAAAATCCAGGAAAGGACTGACTTTTATCAGAAGCAAATGGAGGTACTGGAAACCAGAATGAATGTTAGTGAAGACAAACAGTGCACAATAACTAAAGATATCTTCTCTCTGAAGGAAGACATTGATGCTTTAAAGAAAAAGGTGACAGAATTGGAAAACCAGAATTCTTGCTCCAATGTACATTGTTTAGAGGTTCTGGATAGAGAAAAGGATAGAGAGATCATAGAACTTCTTCACAAACTCATACAACCAGAAACTTTGAAGAACACATTGGCTTCTACAGAC CTTGAAATCTCAGCAGAACCAGAGAAAGTGCCCAGTTACCCCAAGCCCACTGATcatcttgaggaaaaaacaatttctccccaaattaaaGCTCTGAAGAAAAGTAATCATTAAAATGCCTTAAGAAGCTTTCAAAAAGCAACGTCAAATATTTGTATTTACCCAGACTTTAATACATGGATCAAGCTAACTTTTGTCCGTGGAGGAAAGTGGAGCTTTTTCCTCAGTGCAACCAAGTTAGAGAAATTCATCCAGTGGCTTCTTTGTAGGTCAGCCATCCCTCCTGAGGAACCACTAGTCATAACCCAGAGATATTGTCCCCTCACTGGGCCTATTGTAAGCTTGACCACAATCTGTCTCTCTGTTTTCAACTACATTTACTGTCTTTTTGGTTCCTCAAAAGAGGAAGTAACTCGACTACAGAGTAATTTTCTGCTTTGCTTGGTACAAAATAAATGTAACCTGGCCATTCCAAGCATTCACACATCTTTGTGGTTGCTGTGA